One genomic window of Ruegeria sp. THAF33 includes the following:
- a CDS encoding FHA domain-containing protein → MFKYKSPLSRLLEGAGKSKEEDVAEKPAAVDGAVSEEAKQEPIADFNALRAALAGGNMTSESYEETDELIPEEKMPEFDEAEPEAVTDPEESIFAEDSSEEEDNLEEDDAPKNVLVEEHVEELVEVEQVVTLHVTETPAETSPEEATAEVVSEPTEPEVVEVEVAEAPAPEAKQVEKTAEPVIEQVAPAPAPVEDRRSRVKTTFLGFERADTHVQDLIESSEPVAKAEAAQETFPVGWLVVTAGPGRGSSITLTEGLMQIGRNDDQAIQLDFGDTGISRSNHAVIAYDPEDRKCYLGHGGKANLVRLNGKPVLSTVALSSGDLIRISETSIRFMAFCDDGFDWRDS, encoded by the coding sequence ATGTTCAAATACAAAAGCCCTCTGAGCCGGCTTCTCGAAGGTGCCGGCAAATCCAAAGAAGAAGACGTTGCCGAGAAACCGGCCGCAGTAGACGGCGCCGTAAGCGAAGAAGCAAAGCAGGAACCCATTGCGGATTTCAACGCTTTGCGCGCCGCCCTGGCTGGTGGAAACATGACATCCGAATCCTATGAGGAAACGGATGAACTGATCCCCGAAGAAAAGATGCCCGAGTTCGACGAGGCCGAGCCGGAGGCAGTGACCGACCCCGAGGAGTCGATCTTCGCCGAAGACAGTTCGGAAGAAGAAGACAACTTGGAAGAGGACGACGCTCCGAAAAACGTTCTGGTGGAAGAGCATGTCGAAGAACTGGTTGAGGTCGAGCAGGTTGTCACCCTGCATGTGACGGAAACACCCGCCGAGACTTCGCCAGAGGAAGCAACGGCCGAGGTCGTGTCCGAACCTACCGAACCGGAAGTCGTCGAGGTTGAGGTCGCGGAAGCTCCGGCCCCAGAAGCGAAGCAGGTCGAAAAGACCGCTGAGCCGGTGATTGAGCAGGTTGCACCAGCCCCCGCCCCGGTCGAGGATCGCCGTTCACGGGTCAAGACGACATTTCTGGGATTTGAGCGCGCCGATACACATGTTCAGGACCTGATCGAATCCTCCGAACCCGTAGCGAAAGCAGAAGCGGCGCAAGAGACATTCCCGGTGGGCTGGCTGGTCGTAACAGCCGGTCCGGGACGGGGTTCAAGCATTACTCTGACCGAAGGCCTAATGCAAATCGGACGCAACGATGACCAGGCCATTCAGTTGGATTTTGGCGATACCGGCATTTCGCGCTCGAACCATGCAGTCATCGCCTATGATCCCGAAGACCGGAAGTGTTACTTGGGCCATGGCGGCAAGGCCAATCTTGTACGTCTGAACGGCAAACCTGTTCTCAGCACCGTGGCCCTGTCCAGCGGAGACCTGATCCGCATCAGCGAAACCTCGATCCGGTTCATGGCCTTCTGTGACGACGGTTTTGATTGGCGGGATTCCTGA
- a CDS encoding IclR family transcriptional regulator has protein sequence MSGDGTIGKACDVLDHVASFERPVRFAELLENSDFPKATLYRFLQSLTNQGMLSYDRDRQTYAPGMRLVRLAHAAWTQSSLAPIARPFLDALSQETGETVHLAQLDSSQVLYVDKRNAAQPIEMYSQAGKVGPAYCTGVGKAMLAFLDEDALNKAVSQQSYHRFTDKTLTSEKMLRADLDRIRSRGFAVDDEEHEPGIICIACPVLTSNGRMLGAISITGSTERMDFDQLEAWVPRLRRVAEQIGTEAQAWRFPETGQSSKNDRMLMT, from the coding sequence GTGTCAGGTGACGGAACTATAGGCAAAGCATGTGATGTGCTGGATCATGTAGCGTCGTTCGAGCGCCCAGTTCGATTCGCTGAACTTTTGGAAAACAGCGATTTTCCAAAGGCGACCCTGTACCGATTTCTGCAATCCCTGACCAACCAGGGAATGCTGTCTTATGACCGCGACAGGCAGACCTATGCGCCCGGGATGCGGTTGGTTCGGTTGGCCCATGCGGCATGGACGCAAAGCTCATTGGCCCCGATAGCGCGGCCTTTTCTGGATGCCCTCAGCCAAGAAACCGGTGAAACCGTGCATCTGGCGCAGCTTGATTCCAGTCAGGTTCTTTACGTCGACAAACGCAACGCCGCACAACCGATCGAGATGTACTCTCAGGCTGGAAAAGTTGGCCCGGCCTACTGCACGGGGGTCGGCAAGGCGATGCTGGCCTTCTTGGACGAAGATGCGCTGAACAAGGCGGTGTCGCAGCAAAGCTATCACCGCTTCACCGACAAAACTCTGACATCCGAAAAGATGTTGCGGGCTGATCTTGACAGAATTCGCAGCCGGGGATTTGCCGTCGATGATGAAGAGCACGAGCCTGGCATCATATGCATCGCCTGCCCAGTTCTGACGTCGAACGGTCGGATGCTTGGGGCGATTTCGATAACCGGGTCCACCGAACGAATGGATTTCGATCAACTCGAAGCCTGGGTGCCGCGCCTGCGGCGTGTGGCCGAACAAATTGGAACCGAGGCACAAGCCTGGCGGTTTCCCGAAACAGGCCAAAGTTCCAAAAACGACAGGATGCTGATGACATGA
- a CDS encoding ABC transporter substrate-binding protein → MYSTFKRTTAALALGVAMAAPAAAELTGDLRIFLDTSNPAPRATMEAMIERFGAQHPGLEIETTVIDREAYKTQIRNFLTADTPDVATWYAANRMKPYVEAGLFEDVSDLWAEPEIADNLASTKGALTIDGKQWGVPYTYYQWGVYYRKDIFDELGLSEPTTWEEELSNCQKIVDSGRACYTIGTKFLWTAGGWFDYLNMRTNGFDFHQQLANGEVSWEDDRVKQTFANWKQLIDMGAFIDNHQTYSWQEALPFMVNGEAAAYLMGNFAVAPLRDAGLTDDQLDFYQFVAINPDVELAEDAPTDTFHIPANASNKEAAREFLRFVVSADEQTEINNGANLGQLPVNAQSAVDDDKFLQQGFEMLSSNSPGGVAQFWDRDAPAEMAKVSMEGFQEFMVKPDNLDRILAKLERARERIYDN, encoded by the coding sequence ATGTATTCAACTTTCAAGCGCACGACGGCTGCGCTGGCGCTTGGTGTCGCGATGGCAGCGCCAGCTGCTGCGGAACTCACCGGAGATCTGCGGATTTTTCTGGACACATCGAACCCGGCGCCACGCGCGACGATGGAGGCGATGATCGAACGGTTTGGGGCACAGCATCCGGGGTTGGAAATCGAAACAACCGTCATCGACCGCGAAGCCTATAAAACACAGATCCGGAACTTCCTGACGGCCGACACCCCGGATGTGGCTACGTGGTACGCGGCCAACCGTATGAAACCATATGTCGAGGCGGGTCTGTTCGAGGATGTTTCAGATTTATGGGCCGAGCCCGAGATCGCAGACAACCTCGCTTCGACCAAAGGCGCGTTGACAATCGACGGCAAGCAATGGGGCGTGCCCTATACCTATTATCAGTGGGGTGTCTACTATCGCAAAGACATCTTTGACGAGCTAGGCCTGAGCGAGCCGACCACTTGGGAAGAAGAACTGTCCAACTGCCAGAAAATCGTCGATTCTGGACGCGCCTGCTATACTATTGGCACCAAGTTCCTTTGGACCGCCGGTGGCTGGTTTGATTATCTGAACATGCGGACCAATGGTTTCGACTTCCACCAGCAACTCGCCAACGGCGAAGTCAGCTGGGAAGATGATCGGGTAAAACAGACTTTCGCCAACTGGAAACAGTTGATCGACATGGGCGCCTTCATCGACAATCACCAGACGTATAGCTGGCAGGAAGCCCTGCCCTTCATGGTCAATGGTGAGGCAGCAGCCTATCTGATGGGCAACTTCGCAGTGGCACCGTTACGCGATGCGGGCCTGACGGATGACCAGCTGGATTTCTACCAGTTCGTCGCGATCAATCCCGATGTTGAGCTGGCCGAAGACGCCCCGACCGACACGTTCCACATCCCGGCCAATGCTTCGAACAAGGAAGCTGCTCGCGAATTCCTGCGTTTCGTGGTCTCTGCTGATGAACAGACCGAAATCAACAACGGCGCAAATCTCGGCCAATTGCCGGTCAACGCGCAATCCGCCGTGGATGACGACAAGTTCCTGCAACAGGGCTTTGAAATGCTTTCGTCCAACAGCCCCGGTGGGGTAGCCCAGTTCTGGGACCGCGACGCGCCTGCGGAAATGGCCAAAGTGTCCATGGAAGGTTTCCAGGAATTCATGGTCAAACCCGACAACTTGGACCGGATACTGGCCAAACTCGAACGCGCGCGCGAGCGTATTTACGATAACTGA
- a CDS encoding ABC transporter ATP-binding protein, whose product MTGVTLNRAIKRYGQTQVIHGIDLQIEDGEFCVFVGPSGCGKSTLLRMIAGLEETSEGEIHIGSREVTHMDPAKRGVAMVFQTYALYPHMSVAENMGFGLRMNGVPKAEIDQKVQEASSILKLDPYLKRKPKALSGGQRQRVAIGRAIVRGPEVFLFDEPLSNLDAELRVEMRVEIARLHQEIGATMIYVTHDQVEAMTMADKIVVLRDGRIEQVGAPMDLYRDPNNRFVAGFIGSPAMNFLDCEYTDGHVTHPALGQPLPVSAAVPAGTDKVTLGMRPEHIHIDRSADICTVDLTEALGGVSYSYLLTPNGDKLIVEERDDQRSKTGDRIGISIQPDRAMVFDPETGQRFR is encoded by the coding sequence ATGACAGGTGTAACTCTGAATCGGGCAATCAAACGGTATGGTCAGACACAGGTCATTCATGGGATCGATCTGCAAATCGAAGATGGAGAGTTCTGCGTTTTTGTAGGGCCTTCAGGGTGCGGAAAATCCACGTTGTTGCGGATGATCGCAGGGCTGGAAGAAACCTCGGAAGGTGAGATTCACATCGGATCGCGCGAGGTGACACATATGGACCCGGCCAAGCGCGGCGTGGCGATGGTGTTTCAGACTTATGCGCTCTACCCGCACATGTCAGTGGCGGAAAACATGGGATTTGGCCTGCGCATGAACGGTGTCCCAAAAGCCGAGATCGACCAGAAGGTGCAGGAGGCTTCGAGCATTCTGAAGCTAGATCCTTATCTCAAGCGCAAACCCAAGGCCCTGTCCGGGGGGCAACGGCAAAGGGTCGCGATCGGGCGGGCGATTGTACGCGGGCCCGAGGTTTTTCTGTTCGACGAACCCCTATCCAACCTGGATGCTGAATTGCGTGTCGAGATGCGCGTCGAAATCGCGCGTCTGCATCAGGAAATCGGTGCAACCATGATCTATGTGACCCATGATCAGGTCGAAGCCATGACGATGGCCGACAAGATTGTGGTGCTGCGCGATGGCCGGATCGAACAGGTCGGCGCCCCGATGGATCTGTACCGTGATCCTAACAACCGGTTTGTTGCAGGTTTCATCGGTTCGCCCGCGATGAACTTCCTTGATTGCGAATATACTGACGGCCATGTCACCCATCCCGCTTTGGGCCAGCCATTGCCGGTCTCGGCAGCTGTTCCTGCCGGAACGGACAAGGTGACATTGGGGATGCGCCCTGAACATATTCACATCGACCGGTCTGCGGACATCTGCACTGTGGACCTGACTGAAGCGCTTGGGGGTGTATCCTACTCGTATTTGCTGACGCCAAATGGCGACAAACTGATCGTCGAAGAGCGAGATGACCAGCGCAGCAAAACCGGCGACCGGATTGGCATATCCATTCAACCTGACCGTGCCATGGTATTTGATCCCGAGACAGGGCAGAGATTTCGGTAA
- a CDS encoding transporter substrate-binding domain-containing protein has translation MKKHLLISSLALAAATGAASAQEACSSYEIQRGDSLRELAIEVYATEDFRIIFDANRDVIGSNPNIIRVGDVLELPCLEDVGRAPVLADTEAERLAAEMAAELVKAAEERAEKAVAEAEARVAAAEAEAKKASEDAVVAARAAAKEEIEAARAEAAALIRNAGTGERPEIRDRQLLLITGGNYAPFTDESLPNRGLYTHLVETAMFRAAPEQAYKIQFVNDWSSHLDLLMPTLAFDATFPWSRPNCEEAVALSEDDRNRCETYNFSNPFYEVVDTFFAREGSGYEETLTYADFAGATICRPEGWSLSHMDAVSLYEPVIKLLRPTSPDDCFHALMEGTADIVAIEAHLAAEAIDRLGYKHRIIENPNLAAIKSLNVMTHKDNPDGEAILETLNQGLAIMQQSGEWRDIVSTALRHQMENG, from the coding sequence ATGAAAAAGCACTTACTCATATCAAGCCTTGCCCTTGCTGCCGCCACGGGCGCGGCATCTGCGCAAGAGGCGTGTTCAAGTTATGAAATTCAACGCGGCGATAGCTTACGGGAATTGGCAATCGAAGTGTATGCGACGGAAGACTTTCGCATCATTTTCGACGCGAACCGGGATGTTATCGGTTCCAACCCCAATATTATCCGCGTCGGCGACGTTCTGGAACTGCCATGTCTGGAAGATGTCGGGCGCGCTCCGGTGCTGGCTGATACCGAGGCAGAGCGGCTGGCTGCGGAAATGGCGGCTGAGCTGGTAAAAGCCGCAGAAGAACGCGCTGAAAAAGCTGTGGCCGAAGCAGAAGCACGTGTTGCCGCAGCGGAAGCCGAGGCAAAGAAAGCGAGTGAAGACGCGGTCGTTGCAGCACGGGCTGCTGCCAAGGAAGAAATCGAAGCCGCCCGCGCCGAAGCTGCTGCTTTGATCCGCAATGCCGGAACGGGTGAACGGCCCGAAATCCGGGATCGTCAATTGCTGTTGATCACCGGTGGGAACTACGCTCCGTTCACCGATGAATCTCTGCCCAATCGGGGGCTCTATACCCATCTGGTTGAGACAGCGATGTTTCGTGCCGCTCCCGAACAGGCCTACAAGATTCAGTTCGTCAATGACTGGTCATCCCATCTGGACCTGTTGATGCCGACGCTTGCATTTGACGCCACCTTCCCCTGGTCGCGCCCCAATTGCGAAGAGGCCGTTGCGCTGTCGGAAGATGATCGCAACCGGTGCGAGACCTACAATTTCTCAAACCCGTTCTACGAGGTTGTGGATACGTTCTTCGCCCGGGAAGGTTCCGGCTATGAAGAGACATTGACCTATGCCGACTTTGCCGGTGCAACGATCTGCCGGCCGGAAGGTTGGTCTTTGTCTCACATGGACGCGGTAAGCCTGTACGAACCGGTCATCAAACTTCTGCGCCCAACGTCACCGGATGATTGCTTTCACGCTCTGATGGAAGGCACCGCAGATATCGTTGCCATCGAAGCACATCTGGCAGCCGAGGCAATAGATCGGCTTGGGTACAAGCACCGGATTATCGAAAACCCCAACCTTGCGGCCATCAAGTCGCTTAACGTCATGACCCACAAAGATAATCCTGATGGGGAAGCGATCCTTGAGACGCTGAATCAGGGTCTGGCAATCATGCAGCAATCGGGCGAATGGCGCGACATCGTGTCAACCGCCCTGCGTCATCAAATGGAAAATGGATAA
- a CDS encoding PP2C family serine/threonine-protein phosphatase, with product MLATPAYDVALILNQGQRETQEDAIAARMFDASDAGYVVIADGMGGHEAGEIASEMVVAAWRDALDAELEAETLNEGSAIDALPLAAMQANAAIANYTEARGQGFNMGSTMLGVLLLGRRVFWISIGDSPLYLFRDGALTQVNEDHSMAPVIASKVASGEITEAVAREMDSNQLTSVVTGGAIPKVDCPEDPLIVSPADVLILGSDGLQYISDTEIQAILRDHQQGLAQDIAEALLRAVQAKGDPDQDNLSIAVAKLTRT from the coding sequence ATGCTGGCAACTCCGGCATATGATGTTGCGCTGATCCTGAACCAAGGTCAGCGGGAAACGCAGGAAGACGCGATTGCGGCCCGCATGTTTGACGCGTCGGACGCGGGCTATGTTGTGATTGCGGACGGTATGGGTGGCCATGAGGCGGGTGAAATAGCTTCGGAAATGGTAGTGGCCGCTTGGCGCGACGCGCTGGACGCAGAACTTGAGGCAGAAACCCTGAACGAAGGATCCGCGATAGATGCGCTTCCTTTGGCCGCCATGCAAGCCAATGCCGCGATCGCCAACTACACCGAGGCCCGGGGCCAGGGGTTCAACATGGGATCGACCATGTTGGGTGTCCTTCTTCTGGGGCGGCGTGTGTTCTGGATTTCGATCGGCGACAGCCCTCTTTACCTGTTTCGAGATGGAGCGTTGACGCAGGTCAACGAAGATCACTCGATGGCACCCGTGATTGCGTCGAAAGTGGCTTCTGGCGAGATCACCGAAGCGGTGGCCCGGGAAATGGACAGCAATCAATTGACGTCCGTGGTTACGGGCGGGGCCATTCCCAAAGTGGATTGCCCGGAAGATCCATTGATCGTGTCGCCCGCCGATGTCCTGATCCTTGGAAGTGATGGGTTGCAGTACATCAGCGACACCGAAATTCAGGCCATTCTGCGGGATCATCAACAGGGTCTGGCACAAGACATTGCCGAAGCATTGCTGAGGGCCGTGCAGGCCAAGGGCGACCCGGATCAGGACAACCTTTCTATCGCAGTGGCGAAACTTACAAGAACCTAA
- a CDS encoding LysM peptidoglycan-binding domain-containing protein encodes MFNEKIKKVALSATAITALSAGAAAAQEACTNYTVQDGDTMATIAIAAYGTSNYQPIFNANRNEITNPNALEPGLVLALPCEDGSLPNGQSAQEIIAAEEQRAASVKRSSVYQPPIKLVTGNGWAPFADESLNGGGAITRLGTTALQRGGNARDYSVSFVDDWNSHLETLLPLGAFDVSMAWNMPDCTNRTYEWSWETEVRCTQFDSSVPVYDIVVGFYTIPESQYANATTFEELKGATICRMDGWFIHDLEQEGLHNGETITLMQPITARECLDAVLTGTADVATFEVQLFSDTMVEMGLNQNDLVENPYVTSLSSLRFISHRSNPFGKQYLAMLNKGLNEMRETGEWYAIVSDTLREHNEKLMAASN; translated from the coding sequence ATGTTTAACGAGAAGATAAAGAAGGTAGCGCTTTCAGCAACCGCGATCACTGCTCTGAGTGCGGGCGCCGCTGCGGCGCAGGAAGCTTGTACCAACTATACCGTCCAAGACGGTGACACCATGGCGACCATTGCAATCGCAGCTTATGGCACGTCGAACTATCAGCCGATCTTCAACGCGAACCGGAACGAAATCACCAACCCCAACGCTCTGGAGCCAGGTCTGGTTCTGGCCCTTCCCTGTGAAGACGGCAGCCTGCCCAATGGTCAGAGCGCGCAGGAAATCATCGCAGCTGAAGAACAACGTGCAGCCAGCGTAAAACGTTCGAGCGTCTACCAGCCGCCGATCAAGCTGGTGACCGGCAATGGCTGGGCACCTTTCGCAGATGAATCGCTGAACGGTGGCGGAGCAATCACCCGTCTGGGCACCACGGCTTTGCAGCGCGGCGGCAACGCGCGCGACTATTCCGTAAGCTTCGTGGATGACTGGAACTCGCACCTGGAAACTCTTCTGCCTCTTGGCGCCTTTGACGTGTCTATGGCGTGGAACATGCCAGATTGCACCAACCGCACTTACGAATGGTCCTGGGAAACCGAGGTGCGCTGCACACAGTTCGATTCATCTGTTCCGGTCTATGACATTGTCGTCGGGTTCTACACCATTCCGGAAAGCCAGTATGCGAATGCGACAACCTTTGAAGAACTGAAGGGCGCCACCATCTGCCGTATGGATGGCTGGTTCATCCATGATCTGGAACAGGAAGGTCTGCACAATGGTGAAACCATTACGCTGATGCAGCCGATCACCGCACGTGAATGCCTGGACGCGGTCCTTACCGGCACCGCAGATGTTGCAACTTTTGAAGTTCAGCTGTTCTCGGACACAATGGTTGAAATGGGACTGAACCAGAACGACCTGGTTGAGAACCCGTACGTGACCTCGCTGTCCTCGCTGCGCTTTATCAGCCACCGCAGCAATCCGTTCGGCAAGCAATACCTGGCGATGTTGAACAAAGGCCTGAACGAGATGCGCGAAACCGGGGAATGGTATGCGATCGTCTCCGACACGCTGCGCGAGCACAACGAAAAACTGATGGCAGCTTCGAACTGA
- a CDS encoding glycosyltransferase family 2 protein — protein sequence MILPCYNEAVAIGETVRQFRAALPDATIYVYDNNSTDDSVKVALEAGALVYSETYQGKGNVVRRMFADVDADVYVMADGDATYDSAAAPELIDLLVSQNLDMVNGARVNEETEAYRRGHKFGNALFSWLVKFFFNSKINDLLSGYRVFSRRFVKSFPAVSNGFEIETELTVHAMQMRMPIGEVQTRYSSRLPDSNSKLATFSDGWRILKMIGLLIKDEKPVAFFLSLAVLMFLPSLVVFVSVFREFLETGLVDRIPSVVVAVSGFVATMLSIVCALILESLALARREARRLSYLQHKGVAASGVDQIKPSLVEAQTRRFG from the coding sequence GTGATCTTGCCCTGCTACAACGAGGCCGTTGCCATAGGTGAAACCGTTCGGCAATTCCGCGCAGCCCTGCCCGACGCAACGATTTACGTATATGACAACAATTCCACCGACGACTCCGTCAAGGTCGCGCTTGAGGCAGGCGCCCTAGTCTATTCCGAAACATACCAGGGCAAAGGCAACGTGGTCCGTCGAATGTTTGCCGACGTTGATGCGGATGTCTACGTTATGGCTGACGGGGATGCGACCTATGACAGCGCGGCGGCGCCGGAATTGATCGACCTGCTCGTTTCGCAGAATCTGGATATGGTCAACGGCGCCCGGGTGAATGAAGAAACCGAAGCCTATCGGCGGGGCCACAAATTTGGCAACGCGTTGTTCAGTTGGCTTGTGAAATTCTTCTTCAACAGCAAAATCAACGACCTGCTTTCGGGTTACCGCGTTTTCAGCAGACGCTTTGTCAAAAGCTTCCCCGCAGTATCAAACGGGTTCGAGATTGAAACAGAGCTGACAGTTCATGCGATGCAGATGCGCATGCCAATCGGTGAGGTTCAAACAAGATATTCGTCACGCCTGCCGGATTCGAACTCCAAGCTGGCAACGTTTTCCGACGGATGGCGGATTCTCAAAATGATCGGCTTGTTGATCAAGGATGAAAAGCCCGTTGCGTTTTTCCTGTCATTGGCCGTGTTGATGTTTTTGCCTTCGCTCGTTGTGTTTGTATCCGTATTCCGGGAATTTTTGGAAACAGGACTTGTCGATAGAATTCCGTCTGTCGTCGTCGCAGTATCCGGTTTTGTTGCGACAATGTTGTCCATCGTCTGCGCTTTGATTCTGGAATCTCTGGCTCTTGCCCGTAGGGAAGCACGTCGTCTGTCATATTTGCAGCACAAAGGTGTAGCTGCGTCAGGCGTTGACCAAATCAAGCCATCGCTTGTCGAGGCTCAAACCCGTCGATTTGGCTGA
- a CDS encoding NADP-dependent isocitrate dehydrogenase, with amino-acid sequence MADKSNFDILYTIVDEAPELASASFLPIIRKFASAAGVSVGTKDISLAGRILAAFPENLTDEQRVSDDLAALGELVKTPDANVIKLPNISASVPQLVAAIEELQSQGYNIPAYPEEPSTDEEKAIRARYDAIKGSAVNPVLREGNSDRRAARAVKNYARNNPHSMGEWTSDSKTKVSSMSGNDFYANEKSATITAAQVGDARIEFVGKDGSATVLKDAWTLEEGTVADATFMSVKALSSFLAEAIEDTKKDGTMFSLHLKATMMKVSDPIIFGYAVKAWLAPVFEKYGAELDALGVNPNSGLGDLLERVQNNAEIVAAINAIKADRPSMYMVDSDKGITNLHVPSDVIIDASMPAVIRAGGKGWDETGAKGDTNCVIPDRCYATVYDESIKFFKANGALNPSTAGAVANVGLMAQKAEEYGSHPTTFEAPADGTMRIVLANGETLHSHEVEKGDIWRACTVKKAPIENWIQLAMDRQRLTGSEAIFWLDANRAHDAELIKYVEPALKAAGVADKFQIMAPREATRQTLETITAGKDSIAITGNVLRDYLTDLFPILELGTSAKMLSIVKLMNGGGLFETGAGGSAPKHVQQLVEENHLRWDSMGEFCALGESLNFLADVKGNAKAGVLGAAAEAATQGILDNNRSPSRKVGEPDNRDSHYWFARYWAEALAAQSDDADLAAEMAPLAKELADKEEQILSELAAVQGPSVDLGGYYHTDPAKTAAVMRPSATLNAIIG; translated from the coding sequence ATGGCAGATAAATCGAACTTCGACATATTGTATACCATTGTAGACGAAGCGCCCGAACTGGCCAGCGCCTCGTTCCTGCCCATCATTCGCAAGTTCGCTTCGGCTGCTGGCGTCAGCGTGGGCACCAAGGACATTTCACTGGCCGGGCGCATTCTGGCAGCCTTCCCCGAGAACCTGACGGATGAGCAGCGTGTCTCGGACGATCTGGCGGCATTGGGTGAGCTGGTAAAGACCCCGGACGCCAATGTGATCAAGCTGCCGAACATCTCGGCATCGGTTCCGCAACTGGTTGCCGCCATCGAAGAGTTGCAGTCGCAAGGCTATAATATCCCGGCCTATCCCGAAGAACCTTCGACCGACGAAGAAAAGGCGATCCGTGCGCGTTATGATGCCATCAAAGGCTCGGCCGTGAACCCGGTTCTGCGTGAAGGTAACAGTGACCGCCGTGCGGCGCGGGCTGTCAAAAACTATGCCCGCAACAACCCGCATTCCATGGGCGAATGGACCTCGGACAGCAAAACCAAAGTCTCGTCCATGTCGGGCAACGATTTTTACGCCAATGAGAAATCGGCCACCATCACCGCTGCCCAGGTAGGCGATGCAAGGATCGAGTTTGTCGGCAAAGACGGCAGTGCGACTGTCCTGAAGGACGCGTGGACGCTGGAAGAAGGCACCGTGGCGGATGCGACCTTCATGTCGGTCAAAGCACTGTCATCCTTTCTTGCAGAGGCCATCGAGGACACCAAGAAAGACGGCACAATGTTCTCGTTGCACCTGAAAGCCACGATGATGAAGGTCTCGGACCCGATCATCTTTGGCTATGCGGTCAAGGCGTGGTTGGCGCCGGTTTTCGAAAAATACGGTGCGGAACTGGATGCGCTGGGTGTGAATCCGAACTCGGGTCTTGGCGACTTGCTTGAGCGGGTACAAAACAATGCCGAGATCGTCGCTGCAATAAACGCGATCAAGGCTGATCGTCCATCCATGTATATGGTGGATAGCGACAAGGGCATTACCAACCTGCATGTACCTTCCGACGTGATCATTGATGCATCGATGCCAGCGGTGATCCGCGCGGGCGGCAAGGGTTGGGATGAGACCGGTGCCAAGGGTGATACAAATTGCGTCATCCCCGACCGGTGCTACGCAACTGTTTATGATGAAAGCATCAAGTTCTTCAAAGCCAACGGTGCATTGAATCCCTCCACTGCCGGTGCGGTCGCAAACGTTGGCCTTATGGCGCAGAAGGCCGAGGAGTACGGCAGCCACCCGACTACCTTCGAGGCGCCCGCAGACGGCACAATGCGCATCGTTCTTGCCAATGGCGAGACCCTGCATTCGCACGAGGTCGAAAAGGGTGACATCTGGCGGGCCTGCACCGTCAAGAAGGCGCCGATCGAGAACTGGATCCAACTGGCGATGGACCGTCAGCGCCTGACCGGATCCGAGGCGATCTTCTGGCTGGATGCGAACCGCGCCCATGACGCCGAGCTGATCAAATACGTGGAACCGGCGCTCAAGGCTGCGGGCGTGGCTGACAAGTTCCAGATCATGGCCCCGCGCGAGGCAACCCGCCAGACGCTGGAAACCATCACCGCCGGAAAGGACAGCATCGCCATCACCGGCAACGTGCTGCGTGACTATCTGACCGACCTGTTCCCGATCCTCGAACTGGGAACCTCGGCCAAGATGCTGTCGATCGTCAAGCTTATGAATGGCGGCGGCCTGTTCGAAACCGGGGCAGGGGGCTCGGCACCGAAACACGTGCAGCAACTGGTCGAGGAAAATCACCTGCGCTGGGATTCGATGGGCGAATTCTGCGCGCTTGGGGAATCCCTGAACTTCCTGGCCGACGTCAAAGGAAACGCGAAGGCAGGTGTTCTTGGCGCTGCGGCAGAGGCCGCAACTCAGGGCATTCTGGACAACAACCGGTCGCCAAGTCGAAAAGTCGGCGAACCGGACAACCGCGACAGCCACTACTGGTTCGCGCGCTACTGGGCCGAAGCCTTGGCAGCCCAATCTGACGATGCCGATCTGGCAGCTGAAATGGCACCACTTGCAAAAGAGCTGGCAGACAAAGAAGAGCAGATCTTGTCGGAGCTGGCCGCAGTCCAAGGACCGTCGGTGGATTTGGGCGGATACTATCACACTGACCCGGCCAAAACCGCCGCTGTGATGCGCCCCAGCGCTACGCTGAACGCAATCATCGGCTGA